The sequence below is a genomic window from Mytilus edulis chromosome 2, xbMytEdul2.2, whole genome shotgun sequence.
TTCTGATGTTTAAATTTGTATCATATGTGTTTAttacatttgacatttttttttttaaataagacttTAGTACATTTACCGTCGAGACCCTTTTTGTATCTCCGAAATGCTAAATTATCACTAATAAGGGAAGTAAATTGTAATGtggaatgtaaaacaattatcaaaacaaagaaaacagtttaaagtGAGAGTTTCGATAACTTTTTATGTTGAGTTTTTTAAGTGTAACATGTTTAAGTTGTAAAAGTCTCCCTGGCTTAAAGGTGTTGATATTTAGCATTTAAATTTTTAGTTGTTAAATCCGCCTATTTCCGCTAAGACTATATCTGCTTTATTACGAAATATTTTATCGTTTGGTCATTTTTAAAAAGTCCCTTTAGAGCTATATGAGAAAAAATGTCAAACCATCTCAACAATACCTTAGCAAGATTCAAACAGTCCTCTCAGTAATGTacctttgtatttaaaaaaacttacGAATCGAAACTAAATTCATTAGAATCCCAAGAAAATTCCACAACTTTGGCCTCCATAAGTTTCTCTTTAGCATTTTCCATATTAAAATTAGTTAAGAGTTCATGAACAATTGCTTTATTTTCTTTCCTTAGAATGGATTCCTGACGCAAAAAGCGTGTCCCGCGAGATTCTGCAATATTTGATTGAGAAACAAACAAAGTCGCCGTGCTTCCATACATTTCTTCATTATTAATTCCTTTGAAGACTTTCCGAAGCATCATTACTtaactttgttttcttttttgcaCGCAAAGCAACTATTATCTAGCGTTAAGTTTCCAGATTCATGAACTTGAATTATCTTGGATGTATACAGTATTTATTATGCATGAGCAGTGAGAATAGACGAAAAACCAATTACTTTATAAACAATAGTGATTATGGGTGTAACAAAATAGTCGATAACCCTTATCGGattctattttaaattttcaagaGTGTGCATCGTCATAAGTTTTATGTTAATTTAACATTTATTACTTTTGACCTAAAATAATTATTGTACGGTTTACGTTTACATTCATATCGGTATAACATTTAATACTTTATGATAAATAGTTATAGTTTATCCATATTCGGAAATCGAAATACAAGTAGAAAATCACGAGCAGTTTGACTGTCTGATATTGTTGAAGAACTGATATATATTTAGTGTAAAAATTCAGTACTTTCTTTCTGTGGGAAAAGGctcgtgggggggggggggggggggaggggggtaatTTCTAAAATGAATACCTTAGCCTGATACGAACTAAAAACTAATAATTATGCACAAGCCAGGATGAAAATGAATACTCTGCAACACAAAATGCAGGAAACAATTGTGTACTTATAGTGAAAATATAAACCAAGAATCGTTACAGATAAAAACATATCAATTCTAACAATTCATGTACCCGGGAATATTAAATCACCTTATCATTCATTGGATATCTATTAAGAAACTTGGGTTCGCAGGAGCGGATcgagccattttaaaaagggggggttccaaacccagagtaaaaaggggggggggggggttccaactatatgctcccattcaaatgcattgatcggccaaaaaaaaggggggttccaaccggACCCCCGGatcccccccccctggatccgccactggttcgAATGTGCCGTTGCTGTTTCTTACGACCTTGCCCTTTATCCTATGTATcctcttgtttatttattttataattattaagaAACACAATATAAGATACAATAAATGAAATTTGGAATAATAATGTAATATATTAACAATTTGTCTGGAAAATTAAGTCCCCGTATCAGTTTGTATTCTTATAGCCCACAATCTAACGTTTCTCAAGGCTTatggatgtacttaggtgaggttaggtgaaaattaagaaattaagaagttaaaattgatactactatagctggtagagcatcaattaaggattaaaataagctaaaaatattgataggtcatggacctccttttcgagatatttgagatttaaaatatggcgggaaaaggctgactcggactttaaccttatatttgcattggtattattaggtctcaaaacaaaagaaagaaaattaagaatcttctaaaattttggtaaatgacctttcatgagctattaagacttatatgaaaaaataaatgggtgttatggggcaaaatattttacattgtattgtatggaaaaacacaaaggagtctgaacatttgacacaaattccaaaacctcacctaagtacatccttatgTACGCATTTGTTTACTTTATTATTTACTTTCAAGTGGTTTAAAGTATAGAATCataattttcttttaagtataCAATAAAACGATGAGTGCACTTAATTTACTGTTCAAACAAGAGGGGcataaattttctatatttttttttaatacattttgcagattttttaaataaagcttagttcagaaaaataaattatttaatactttAGACTTTAGTTATATGACTGGTTTATGATTTCTGTTAAATTCCCCTCCAAACCTCACCaattgtaaatagatataggaagatgtggtaagagtgccaatgagacaactctccatccaaataacaatttataaaagtaaaccagtataggtcaaggtaccgtaacggccttcaacacggagtcttggctcacaccgaacaacaagctataacgggccccaaaattaatagtgtaaaaccattcaaacgggaaaaccaacggtctaatctatgaaaaaaaacgggaaacgagaaacacgtataaattacataaacaaacgacaactactgtacatcagattcctgacttaggacaggtgtaagCTTGGTTTAACATTTTTAAGATGCTGTTATTGTACCGTTCTCAGAATGTCCCCCAAACCTCACCAGTTGTAAGCTTGGTTTAACATCTTTGAGATGCTCTTATTGTACTGTTCTCAGAATGTCCCCCAAACCTCACCAGTTGTAAGCTTGGTTTAACATCTTTGGGATACCCTTACTGTACCGAGTCTCAGAATGTCCCTCTACAGAGTAGATAAAGTCGTTCGCAACAGATTCCTTATTTGATATCGCCTTCCCATGTCTAGAAGGGTTGAGTAGGTAAATaggattttgtttgtttgtttaacaaACAACATAAGTTACATGTTTTAAATAAGACAGCCCCGTAAGAGCACGAACAGtactttaaaacaaattttgaaatgatttgtGGCTTAAATTTTCGGGTAGGCTGCTTTTGATTGGATAGGTATATGCAAcattaaacaattttaattttaagtttgGCCTACATGTAACATGTCAAAAAAGTATGTGACAAAACGCAGGTTTAggtattattgtattttttagaAGTTTTGTCATTAAACATCTCCTTTGCAAGAATTGTATATTAGCAAAGTTAACGTAATAgatattaatatattaattaatgGGACCTAAAACAATAATTATGGGGTTCAAAGGTGATAGAAAAGCCTTGGCAGGCGTCACATATTTCTCGCGTGCTTGTTCCAAAATATCGGGAGGCAATGTTTTgttattccatataaaaaaaacagtgtaAACTAGCCGCATGTTTGTGTTCTCTACCCAAATCCTGTCAACATACTTCTTAATGTTTTGTGCTGAGGAGTTAAGTaggacgtccattatcactgaactagcatacatttttgtttaggatcCAGCTGAATGCATTGCCTTCGACTGTTgactgctctttggtcgggttgttgtctctttgacataatccacatttccagtctcaattttatGTCAAGCATTAAATGTATTCACAGACGCAGTTGGCAATATATACGTTTATTATTTCCTATctgatatatttaatataaataaaagatatcCTTAGGGAGcaatcatttaacttcaaaaagggcGGGGGTTATGGTATTTTGTCTGtgtcagatttatttttttcgaGCAAAGTGcaaactttttttattgtttacggCGCTatcaattaaattgattttttccCCCTCAAAATTTAACGCCATAAGGTATTGGTAAAACCTGGATTCagaacaatttatttttgtcatctgcttgactgcaatttttttttttacatatagggaatcagaatatttttaggaaaaaaaatacCCCCTCCTCCCTTTTGAAGTTAAACGGTCGTTCccttatatattttttctcacGATTATGCTTTTTTTATTTGCCTTATTTCATTACAATTACAAGCTTGCATTGGAAACAGTTTATATGCGCAGTATCTCTACTTTTTTTCACAGGGGTTGACATATAATTTTCTCTCGATGAAAACGAAAATAATAGAAAGAAAgctttgaaaaaaagataattgctgaataatttataattttgatttcaaatatctTTAACACGGGAAATAATAAAAGGTGAGAGTGAAGTCCGTGTACATAGCGAAATTCGTTGTACCTAGATGTAATGTGTTTTTGTCTCATAGACTCTCATAGATGTATACATTCTTTTTTAGTGTGATCCTTACAAATATTTTGTTCGTCGACATACTTACTGGTATCCCGCCTTTTCTGTCCATGTAAAACAGACGacttcttttcttttatatttcttttgtaTATCTTTCACATTTATTATTTCATGTTTCTTTTTCTGTGTTTTTATCTTTACAGTCTTTTTGATTTTCCTCTTCTTTTTCTGTCTTTTTATCCTTACGGTCTTTTTTATTCTCCTGTTCCTTTTCTCCATCTTTCAATGTCGTTTCCATTGACAAGTTTGACGTCACAATATGGTGAATTTACTTGACGTCGATGGGggacaattttttattttgatttgatttattttcttttcgTTTTATACCGCTGCacttaaagttttgtaaaaataaaattcaatactTTTTTCATTCAGTAAAAATGGGATAAAATTAGCCAAGCCTTTAAATTTACATTTGGGTTATAAACAGTACATGCAATATCTTGATAGTCATCTGGAATATTCTACTTTTTATGTATATGAAGGAATGAAAGACCAGTAAAACATCAGAAAAACttagcatttttattttacaaaacaatcTACATGCAAAATGTTATACTAATATAAATAACTTGTTACATCGTATGAAAGTAAACAAAGTACGACCATGTTCTATTCTAATAACTTCCATATTGATCTGTTGTGGTTTCAATAGTCCTAAAATGTAAAACACAGGATTTTAACAAAATGTCTTAGTTCGAAGGTAAAAAGCTCAATATAGTGTGAAGTATTTaatgaatataaacaaataagGGAGACAACATATATCTTTCCTCAATAAATCGATCGAAACATCCTAATTACATGCGCATCTGCACTTATAGGATCTAAcagtttttttatgccccacctacgatagaagaggggcattatgttttctggtctgtctgaccgtccgttcgttcgtccatccgtctgcCCCAGCCGCAAATTTTCGATTTTCTCTCGgtcaatggctaaaaatgacccgttttccttcgatttccttactttaagaaacttCAGTATTtgccattccccatttccattttcaattttatttgattataaTGAAAATACTTTGCATATAGAATGGgcttttgttataaaatattgtatatacataGTTCAGTCAAAGTTATTTGAATCTATTAACATCAATACTATTTAGAACATTACACCCTCCTTTCGAaatagcctagtcctacagacagatcaattggttatctgtcggacaagtctacttttaaaggagggtagttttcTTGACCTAATAATGCCTTCACGGTTTAGCTAGAAAGCAAGcaaaccaaagatattaccttaacctacacactcaatggaatcagCTGTACAATTTACCGAGGTTCTATTTTCCATATCTTCAAAATCTAacagatttattttgaaatactcGTATACACAATAAAAATGAATAACGCTAAAGCAGTAAATAAAGTTTTTCTAGAATTTTCTGATAGACATCGACCATGTATATAAAAGAACTTCAATCTTGCAtccacattttgaaaatattactgaCAACAATTTACTCAGACAAATATATGTTAACGTTGTAGGCCTGTATTTTACACGTTTTTAGCTAGAATAATATGGTTATTGTAGCTGAGATGAAAATTGCTAACTTTTGCGATTTGAACTAAAGGACAATATACTAAGTTATGTCCAAACGAAGGGGCAATTTCTTATCATTTAATCATTGGCTGCAAGACTAGAGttcctttctattttttttcatatattaccTCCGGTTTCcctataagaaaagaaaatgtgatatcatcagcatatatatatatatactaatagcACAAAATCGAAACTAACACTATAAGATATATCATTAACATAATATAAGAATAAAAGTGGACCCAAAAAAcatacaggcacatacataatgtagagtttgtacagtttaaattttgcattttattttatttatttattctgcaaagttttaaatgaatcaaacaaaGGATACAGAAGTTGGTCCACACAGAAGGACGGGACAGACagatatatatacaagtctaaattgaaaactacgttcaaacctatgattgtgttggataaaaaccacaGTCAGCANNNNNNNNNNNNNNNNNNNNNNNNNNNNNNNNNNNNNNNNNNNNNNNNNNNNNNNNNNNNNNNNNNNNNNNNNNNNNNNNNNNNNNNNNNNNNNNNNNNNTTTCTGTCCATTTTTGGTTTTTTATTATCACCTCTtcaatttttaataagttttggatttttaaataatttgaccTCAAGAaccactgaagagacatttactATCGAGATGTGCAACTGGTGCATATAATGTGTACTGTTCATGTTATGACTCCACTGTGTCGACATCTCTACCAGTGGACTGTTAATCCccaacttccgaagcaaggttgtcggctctccggAAATTCCCGAAGTCCTGCGTTTAACACCATTGCCATCTGCCGTATTGGTTGCCGAGTtttatgagcttcggtccttgcttggaagttgaTTACTCCCCATATCCTATGGTTTtgttgtggaaagttgtctttttggcaatcCAACCACAattccttttatattttatttgacaaaatatcCACATTCgtataaatatattgattatagaaCGAATTGCACACAACtttcagttttaaaaagttttaatggtattttttataaattttctgttacaaaactttgaatttatggaaaaactaaggattttcttatcccaggtttagattaccttagctgtatttggcacaactttttggaatttttgggtctcttcaactttgtacttttttggctttataactattttgatctgagcgtcactgatgagtcttatgtagaacgaaacgcgcgtcttaaATTATGATACTGGTTCCTTTGAGAACTATTAATAGTACTTACCATTTTGCGTAATCGAATCCAAAAAACCTTTTTGTCATCCATGGCATCATATGGTCAAATATCACTGGAAGTggataaatatatgaaaataacactcgtttttgtatttctaaatttttaaaataaaaaatatgaaaataacaagCTATAATATAAAGGGTCTCAAtcctaaatattttgaaactgagtcaAAGATGtatgaagagctatatgacagaTATGACACAAAAAAGAAACCTCAAACTTTGAGTGCACATGCATGGCAAAATCGATAGAATTGTCTGATATTAGTCTAAAGTTGAAAACCATGCGTGCTAAAATACTTCTAAAGGAAGAATTTAAAACTGTTTTCACAGTGGAAAACAAATGTGCTTTAAAGATGTATTTGAGTTAGAATAAATCAATGAATTTCAACAAAATTCTGTCAAATTGTTTCAATGTGTTTGAATACAAATGAAATGTAATAGCAATATATAATTGACATAACAGTAATATAAACTATGAGGGTTttgatggggtttacagaatgaATAGAGAATAAACAAAATGTGCCGaacaaatggcaaaaaaaaaagaaagaagaaacgagaaaataaggcaaaaaaaataaagaaaagaaattaaactattgtggtgacgtcagccaattcatttaccgtggattctttttctagaatcaatgCTTCCTAAATCTGTagctgaaatggactcaccagatGATATTCTATTGTTTTCTTTCTGTGCctaattttattattaagtttgaattgactaatttactgatttctgttcactaatgaaattatttttaaaactaatacctttattttttgtaatttccataTGCCTTcaccgggaatcgaacccgtccatgaattctGATACGTGTTTCTGATATCAACATATAGACGAAACCTCTGGGCTACCAATCCGTTCCGATATATTGtctattttattataaatgaataaatgatatacATCGGTACAACGGAAACACCGGActtgtacctttatatatacataataggcAAACGTATAGTATGAGTTGGTAGCCACGAGGTTTCATCGTTAAGATAAATGAGTTAAAGTTAAAAATTTGTCTTTTTAGGTTTTAACCCCTGAATTGTCATTGTTGTCCCTGATCccttgtttttctgtttttgttattgtggatattttgaGTAATAAAAACGAGTTTGGTCGTTTATTATCGGATTATTGTTGGATATTCCAcatatttgtccatttttgttttatatcatagAATCAATATAATATGATTCCATCTgttttatttcatacttttataaaCGTTTATTTGCAcaaattcctatgctagaaaatcgtgacATGCATAGAATTTGATTCTTGTTAGAAATTTAGGAAACATAtttattatatgcactatatataTGCTCtgtgtcgggttgttgtccctttgacacattctccatttccattttcaattttaatagcaaTAAGTTCGAAtatgtattttgtaaaaacagataaTATGCAGATGCCTGATAATATGAAGATCTTAAAGGACAGACGTGTTGtgttatatgatatttttttaattttttaaccatttaattgtgatatttaatttattgaaattgaGCGTTTAatttggttatttaaactcacttacaataccttctaattaagaattgGCGTTATGTTTTAGAAGACATTAatacaatagtttaagttatagatacaatggataagcatcgattcatgaaaaacaaaccattcgccctccgggctcatggtttctttttcaagaatcaatgCTTATCCATTGCATCTATATCACATAATGCGCTGCtaaaaaaaagaatacagaaTAAATAATATGCTAAACACATAGAGAATACAGAAAATTGACACAAAACATTACAGAATACATAAATGAAGGACCCCTCCCCCATTCCAGATTATTATTCTATATGTAATGACATACTTTTTTCACATAACTGATCTGCCAACCACAGCCGTAAAACTGAATTCGATACCATTTTTGTTGCTATCCCCAAGCCTGCCACATAGTCATCACAAAATCTTATATTCATGCTTTTTTGCACTGCAATTTGAAGAAAAAGATAACATTAACTTAAAGTTAACATTAACTTAAAGTTTGATCATTTTGAGAGAATATTCTCAAGTTTATGATTAACAAATATTCTCCTAATGCGCTGTCATTTTATTTCATGTGTGATATTTAATACTTATTATAAGAAAAGAATTGACTCGAAGTAAGCTCCGGGTTCACACTATTGTGTATACGCATCGCTCTCGGTGACGCTATAACTATAGTGTCGTTATCGTATTTATAGCGTCGCACTTTTCGAGTCCGTCGTAAATGTGGCCGATTTCGAAATTTGCAGTCCGCTCAAATGAAAAGCAGACGATTACTACCTATTTGTGTATTGGATTGCATAACAAACGTACAAATTAAAACACAATGAACATATGTAATTGATAtaatctatactactaaaggaagagaccgatttcattgagccgcaTCTCCtcttaaaatatacttttttcacaTAACTGATTCGCTATCCATAATTGTATAACTCAATTCGATACTATTCTTGTTGTTACTATCCACAAGTTTGGTTGTCTATAATCGCTTAAATTAACATCGTTTCATCTTTCAATTGGTGGATATTTGTATCATTGGCaccgtaccacatctccttatttttatgagGGTCATTTCCTCTCTCCATGAAATATAGATTTCAAAGGTGTAGGTATATGCATACATAATCAAATCTAATTAATTTGACCTTAAAGTtcattttttcaagttttcaataaaaatttTGGTGCAAAATGGTATTTCTGGAAGTAAAAATGAACTGTACATGTTAAATCGTTTTAACCCATTTCATTTGTTTGCACCTACCATAAGTCAGGAACCAGATGTTCAGtagatgtcgtttgttgatgtggttcataagtgtttctcggatttcgtttttttttataaagattagaccgttgtttttaccgtatgaatggttttacactagttatttttttgggccctttatatcttgctcgGTGTGAgtaaggctctgtgttgaaggccgtaccttgacctgtaatagtttacttttataaattgttactaggatggagagttgtctcattgacactcgtaCCTCatcatcttatatctatttttttacaAGTTACTGGAAAGATTAGGCTACATCTCGGCTATTTTATACCGTATAGCTTTTTTCTAAATTAAGAAATAGGCCACCGGGGTCAACAATTTAAGCTATGTGACTGTCAATTTCATGGGGTTGGGTCGCACAACCCGGGTACTAAAAGCACATGCACTTGTTTGAAAAAATACTTAAATACTTTACGTGTTGTATTATAGAGTATATAGGTAATCTTATTttagagacaagtgcctgtgactaCAGTAGTGGTAAAAATCCGGTGATTTTTTTAGTAGGTTAATGGGACACTGTCCGAATGAATTTTGAGCCTTGTGTAAgtacggcctgatttatgtaaaacaaaataaacgaagaaaacaaatatgatatacagcaacaaacgcaACCACTGAGTACTGCCCATACGATCCCAGAATCATCTCAAATACGCGTTTCAGATACCAGTATTTCACTTGTGATATATGcattttatcgctattttgtgcattttcctttgatctttttttgtgataatttttcatatcatgctactcgtttgagatggaaaattatcgctagaaactaagaagCCACGCGCCGTGACCGACTCAAGCGAGAAaaccaatctcgttgagatgaccaatgataatctataattatctcttttacattttgaaatatattttccaTTTTTCCTGAAAGAAAACAGAACAGACTGAATTATTgaatgaaagaagaaaaaaattgctAATTACTGTAATCCTTCCAGGATTTATCTGTGTCTTTTGTAGTACCAATATTACGAGGTTGTCTTCTAAAATCATCCGTAAAACCTTGTCTTCCACGCTCGTTGTTACTTCTTGAAAATACACTTTGTTCATAAGACGTTTGATCTTCTGGAATGTTCATTAATGGCAATTGTTGCAATCTGTTATCACGTACCATTCCACCATTTTGCTGCCATTGCGAGTTATACTGGGCTGCACCATGTTGGATAAAGGTCACGAGAAAGAACAATATACTCAATGCAGCAGACATCGTTACTCGTATATACCTTTAGAGAGAGTAAAGTATTacatactgatttttttttttaaagttatctgAATGGGAAACAATTGTCACAAAAAGGAATTTATCTCTACATAATTAAAGGAAATGTGTCTGTcattcagacattttttttataaaatatattacattgATTCGCTATTCAAtccacgggggggggggggggggggtaacttcctattattgggtatacggggatgtgccaaaaatatgggtcataattttgcgagattttatataaaaatgaccctcctttttaatgacatcctatattaaaatgcatttacgtttgataactgtatattgattagGGGTATGatttacatatcatatataaatatgctattgagaatcTTACAGAACAGCTATTCCGAAACGATTTTAACTTATAAACAAGACTTTGCAGTGTTAACTGTATGATTTTCATAtgtaatattgtatataagtatagatcattctttcttaaatatttatataactataggtactgaatttcaggaaatgttatattaaaatgggtatgtttttttaggcaaaaatggcacacccctaccaaaaaaatatcgaagttacccc
It includes:
- the LOC139510862 gene encoding uncharacterized protein gives rise to the protein MSAALSILFFLVTFIQHGAAQYNSQWQQNGGMVRDNRLQQLPLMNIPEDQTSYEQSVFSRSNNERGRQGFTDDFRRQPRNIGTTKDTDKSWKDYMQKSMNIRFCDDYVAGLGIATKMVSNSVLRLWLADQLCEKMIFDHMMPWMTKRFFGFDYAKWTIETTTDQYGSY